In the genome of Ptychodera flava strain L36383 chromosome 13, AS_Pfla_20210202, whole genome shotgun sequence, one region contains:
- the LOC139147532 gene encoding copine-9-like has product MGKGLPKMDTFGSADPYLIFLREIKLKQGGHKWVPIHRTEKALNTRNPIWKSITLGVDELCGNNYGNRIRVDCFDWDRGSKDDFIGSFDTDLSAIIGDITSQMLDKRSKNRGTVTISSGKIERKFSFYDYVRGLTRLKFSLAIDFTESNGKQDNPSSRHFIDESGKIANIYQKIMTLIKDTIAIFDPTNSVRAFGFGAKLKPTETMTPIFNFHQKGELYNGINNVLDAYLNWSQTVTLAGPTNHAPVINKANELADKHKDGSLYIVIIIITDDCPHDIAETKGAIAKAATLPVSIIFVGVGENDFQGMDEVIRPTGTVARDVVTFVRIEDHLDQQKMFISESQCRHAIFSKIPDQLVSWMNLKDIKPQADSSIASAIQCTEQLSIS; this is encoded by the exons TAAGTGGGTCCCTATTCATCGTACTGAAAAGGCCCTGAATACGCGTAATCCAATTTGGAAATCGATTACTTTAGGCGTGGACGAGCTATGCGGAAACAATTACGGCAATCGTATCCGGGTAGATTGTTTTGACTGGGACAGAGGATCAAA GGACGATTTTATCGGTTCTTTCGACACTGACCTGAGTGCCATCATAGGAGACATTACATCCCAGATG TTGGACAAAAGAAGCAAGAACCGTGGAACAGTTACCATCTCGTCAGGTAAAATCGAACGGAAATTTTCGTTTTATGACTATGTCCGAGGACTGACTCGGTTGAAATTCAGCCTCGCAATCGACTTCACTGAATCGAATG GTAAACAGGATAACCCTTCGTCGAGGCACTTCATTGACGAAAGCGGGAAAATTGCCAATATCTACCAAAAGATTATGACTTTGATCAAGGACACCATTGCTATCTTCGATCCGACGAATTCTGTCCGGGCATTTGGATTCGGAGCCAAGCTGAAACCCACAGAGACAATGACTCCAATATTCAACTTT CACCAAAAAGGCGAGCTTTACAACGGCATAAACAATGTTCTGGATGCTTATCTTAATTGGTCACAAACTGTTACTCTTGCCGGACCTACAAACCACGCCCCTGTGATCAATAAGGCGAACGA GCTGGCTGATAAACACAAAGATGGAAGTCTATACATTGTTATTATCATCATAACCGATGATTGTCCACACGATATAGCCGAAACAAAGGGTGCCATAGCCAAG GCAGCAACTTTGCCCGTTTCGATTATATTTGTCGGTGTTGGTGAGAATGACTTCCAAG GAATGGATGAGGTAATAAGACCTACCGGCACTGTTGCCAGGGACGTTGTTACG TTTGTAAGGATCGAAGATCACCTGGACCAGCAGAAGATGTTCATAAGTGAATCACAATGTAGACATGCGATCTTCAGTAAGATTCCCGATCAACTCGTGTCTTGGATGAATCTCAAAGATATCAAACCACAGGCGGACTCGTCAATCGCCAGTGCCATCCAATGCACAGAACAACTTTCGATTAGTTAA